Proteins encoded by one window of Lathyrus oleraceus cultivar Zhongwan6 chromosome 1, CAAS_Psat_ZW6_1.0, whole genome shotgun sequence:
- the LOC127087186 gene encoding uncharacterized protein LOC127087186, producing MECYRLGHRAAKCKSAGHKCFEYGKQGNGIAECKNNAPTCYNYGEPGHISIQCQKLRKAPASAQASGRVFAFSSVDVSISGNLIQGMCFINSVTMIAIIDTGATYLFVSLDCVKKLNLNAPYMIGSMVIDTPTNGSVTISLVCLNCSLTIYGKEFGVDLICFPLNQLDVTFRMNWIEFNWVYIDYFDKTVLFLELEESKDLKFMYAGQVKMSLREDDKVIMMLTSLRVERDVMANDIPMVCAFSDVFLEDICDLLVEQEVELAMDLVPGTRHV from the coding sequence ATGGAATGTTATCGGTTGGGTCACCGTGCTGCTAAGTGTAAGAGTGCAGGTCATAAGTGTTTCGAGTATGGGAAACAAGGAAACGGTATTGCTGAGTGCAAAAATAATGCTCCGACTTGTTACAACTATGGTGAACCAGGACATATTAGTATCCAATGTCAGAAATTGAGGAAGGCACCAGCTTCCGCACAAGCTAGTGGTAGAGTATTTGCTTTTAGTAGTGTTGATGTCTCGATATCAGGTAATTTGATTCAAGGTATGTGTTTCATTAATAGTGTTACTATGATTGCTATAATTGACACCGGTGCGACGTATTTGTTTGTATCTCTTGATTGTGTCAAAAAGTTGAATCTTAACGCGCCTTATATGATTGGAAGTATGGTCATTGATACCCCAACTAATGGTTCAGTGACTATTTCATTGGTGTGTTTGAATTGTTCTTTGACCATTTATGGTAAAGAGTTTGGAGTTGACTTGATATGTTTTCCTTTGAATCAACTCGATGTGACTTTTAGGATGAACTGGATAGAGTTCAACTGGGTTTATATCGACTATTTTGACAAGACTGTGTTGTTTCTGGAACTCGAAGAGAGCAAGGATTTGAAATTCATGTACGCTGGCCaggttaagatgtctttgaggGAGGATGATAAGGTGATCATGATGCTTACTTCTTTGAGAGTGGAGAGAGATGTTATGGCTAATGATATACCTATGGTGTGTGCGTTTTCTGATGTTTTTCTTGAGGATATTTGTGACTTGCTGGTAGAGCAAGAAGTCGAGTTAGCCATggatttagtacctggtactagacaTGTGTAG